CCGTATCGCCGGATTTAATTCTGCAAAAATTATTCTTCTCTGTTATGTTATCTGCGGTCTCTGTGCAGGTCTGGCAGGTATGGTGGCAACCTCCCGCATTTATTCCGCCGATACCAATAACATCGGTCTGAATATGGAGCTGGATGCGATCCTGGCAGTTGCACTCGGCGGCAACAGCCTTGGCGGCGGTAAATTTAACCTGGCAGGCTCTCTGATCGGTGCCTACACGATTCAGGCAATCGATACGACGCTGCTGGCACTTGGTGTTTCCACGGCGCAGTCCCCGGTATTTAAGGCAATCGTCGTAATTCTGATCGTTGTTATCCAGTCGGAACCGGCAAAGGATTTCTTTAAGAGGCTGGGCAAAAAGAGAGAAATGGCAAAGGGGGCGACACAGGCATGAAGAAAAAGATAAACAGCAATAGTCTGTTGCTGCTGATTACCGTTGTGCTGTTTATAGTGATGTATGCAGCGGGCTGTATTGTTTATGCGTCCAAGGGATTTACCCATTTGCAGACGTTCCTCAATATTCTGATTAACAATGCCGGACTTATCTGCGTTGCCAGTGGTATGACCTGCGTCATGCTGACGGGAGGTATTGATATCTCGGTTGGTTCTCTGGTTGCGATGGACTGTATGATTCTGGCGGTCGGCATTGAGCAGTGGGGCTGGAGCAGCCCGGCGCTGATGCTGCTTGTTCTGGCAATCGGTCTGGTTTTCGGTCTGGTACAGGGCTTCTGTATCGCTTATCTGGATATTCAGCCGTTCATCGTTACGATGGCGGGTATGTTCTTTGCCAGAGGTATGACGGCAGTAATCTGCAGAAACCAGGTAAGTATTGTTTCTGATAAGATTTTTACCACGCTGTCAAGTCTGAAGATTGAGCTTCCGTTTGGCGGCTATGAGAACAAGAAGGGTATCATGCAGATGCCGTATCTGCGTGTAACGGTTATCGTTGCACTGATTGTGGTGGTACTTGTTTACCTGATGCTGAAATATACAAAGTTCGGACGCAGCATCTATGCAATCGGCGGCAACCAGCAGTCTGCTACACTGATGGGACTGAACGTAAAGAAAACAAAGCTGAAGGCATATGTTCTTTCCAGCTTCCTCACTTCGATTGGCGGAATCTGCTATTGTCTGAATACGATGGCGGGCACCACGCAGCAGGCGCAGGGTCTGGAAATGAGCGCGATTTCCTCGGCGGTTATCGGCGGTACGCTGCTGACGGGCGGTGTCGGAAACGTGTTTGGTTCTCTTGTGGGTGTGCTGATTAACGGTACCATTTCGTCGCTGGTTAAGACGAACGGTAAGCTGATTAGCTCCTGGTCGAATATTATTACGGCAATCCTGTTGTGCTTCTTTATCATTCTGCAGAGTATTTTTGCAAAAATCAAGGACAGCAAGAAATAAGATATGGAAATTTTCTGGAGAGGAACTGCGGTTGGCGGTTCCTCTTTTTTGCGGGATATGCTATGATAGAGAAAATGTGAAACAGGAAGGATTTCGGGAAAAGAATGCGGATGAGAAGAGTAATTGCGGCGGGCGCGGCGCTGCTGCTCTGCGGCGGATGTGCGGCGACGGACGAGCAGGAAAGAGAAGTATACACAGGGATGCAGGAGATGTCGGAGGTTGACGAAAATCTGATTGTGGTGGGATTTTCGCAGGTGGGTTCGGAATCAGACTGGCGCAATGCCCATACGCAGTCGGTGAAAGAGGCTCTGACAGAGGAAAATGGATTTTATCTGATTTTTGAGGATGCGCAGCAGAAGCAGGAAAATCAGATTAAGGCGGTGCGCAGTTTTATTCTGCAGGAGGTGGACTATATTGTATTGGCGCCGATCGTGGAGACCGGATGGGAAGCGGTCCTGCAGGAGGCGAAGGATGCCGGAATACCGGTGATTCTGGATGACCGTCTTGCGGATGTGGATGAGGAGCTCTATACCTGCTGGGTGGGTACCAACGCGGAAAAAGAGGGGGAGGATGCCGGGCTCTGGCTGGCGGATTATCTGGAGAAAGAGGGACGAGATGAGGAGGAAATAAATATTGTTACGGTGCAGGGAACGGCGGGGGCAACTGCGCAGATTGGACGCACAGACGGATTTCAAAAGATACTGAAGCAGCATGACAACTGGAAGATGCTGGACAGAATGGACGGCGACTTCACGCAGGCGAAGGGGCAGGAGGTCATGGAAACGCTGCTTGCAAAGTATGACGATATTGATGTGGTGGTCTGCGAAAATGACAACATGGCATTCGGCGCGGTGGATGCCATCAGGGCGGCAGGCAGAACCTGCGGACCGGACGGCGATATCATCATTATCTCCTTCGATGCGGTAAGCGCGGCGTTTGACGCCATGATAGCGGGGGAAATCAACGCGGTATTCGAGTGTAATCCGCTGCATGGTCCCAAGCTGCAGGAAATCATAACATCCCTGGAGGCGGGGAAAACCGTCGATAAAATCCAGTACATGGAGGAAGCATATTTCGATACCACAATGGATCTGGAAAGCATCAGGAAGGAGCGGGCGTATTAAAAGCCCTATAAAAATGTGATTTCCGCTGCTATTCATAAAATGCATAAATACATGAAGTTATCTGAATTTGACGCGGATGGAAGAAAGTGTTAAACTATCGTGGAACAAAAGCCGGGGATATTTTCCGGCTGGAAGAAGGAGATTTAAGGACATGAACAAAATCAGAATTGGAATTGTGGGCTACGGAAATATCGGACGCGGCGTGGAAGCCGCCATTAAACAGAACGAGGACTGCGAGCTGGCAGGCGTGTTTACGCGCCGCGACCCGGCTTCGGTAAAGATTTCCACGGAGGGTGCAAAGGTGTATGCTTATGACGAGCTTGCGTCGAAGAAAGATGATATTGACGTCTGCATCATCTGCGGCGGAAGCGCCACGGACCTTCCGAAGCAGACACCGGAAATTGCAAAGCTGTTTAATGTAATTGACAGCTTTGATACGCACGCCAGGATTCCGGAGCATTTCGCAAATGTGGACGCGGCTGCGAAGGAGAGTGGTCACGTCGGGATTATTTCTGTTGGCTGGGATCCGGGTCTGTTTTCTCTGAACCGTCTGTACGGCAATGCAATTCTGCCGCAGGGTAAGGATTACACCTTCTGGGGCAGAGGCGTCAGCCAGGGGCATTCCGACGCTATCCGCAGAGTGGAAGGTGTGCTTGATGCAAGACAGTATACCGTTCCGGTGGAAAGCGCGGTGGAAGCGGTGCGTAATGGAGAAAATCCGGACCTGACTACCAGACAGAAGCACACCAGAGAATGCTTTGTTGTGGCAGAGGAGGGCGCAGATCTGGCGCGCATTGAGTCGGAGATTAAAAATATGCCGAACTACTTTGCGGACTACGACACAACCGTAACCTTTATCACACAGGAAGAACTGGACAAAAATCACAAGGGCATCCCGCACGGCGGTTTTGTTATCCGCAGCGGCGAGACCGGGGACGGCACAAACAAGCATATCATCGAGTATCGCCTGAAGCTGGATTCCAATCCGGAATTTACCTCCAGCGTTCTGGTGGCATATGCGCGCGCGGCAAAGCGTCTAGCGGACGAGGGAGCGTGCGGTTGCAAGACCGTATTCGACATCGCACCGGCGTACCTCTCCCCGAAGAGCGGCGAGGAGCTGCGGGCACACCTGCTGTAACAGTTTAGTCAGCCACAGACAGGAGCTGCGGAAGCAGCGGATAGTCTGCTTTAGCAGGCGGTCTGTGATCTGCATGGCTGACGCTTGAACAGTAACCTGTGCTGAAAAACTAGTTGAAAAACTTTGCAGGATTGTGTGAAAAATACTTGACGGATTTTCCGATAAATAGTATACTTAGGAAGTGGACGAAACAAGTCCGCTTCCTGTGGGATCTTAGCTCAGCTGGGAGAGCATCTGCCTTACAAGCAGAGGGTCATAGGTTCGAGCCCTATAGGTCCCACTTTTTATGTATTATCAGCATCATGGGGCAGACACAGCCGCCCCGGAATATAACATGGCGGAATAGCTCAGTTGGCTAGAGCACACGGTTCATACCCGTGGTGTCGAGAGTTCAAATCTCCCTTCCGCTACTTGAAGCTCTGACAGATGCCGGAGCGTGAAAGGACTCCTGCTATTGAGCGGGAGTTTTTTGTTGCTGTCGCGATGGAAGACATAAATGCCACCGGAAATGCAGCTATAAAAGCGTGAATCCAGGACAGGAAAAGTGCCGCATTTTTATCTTTTCAGGACGGAAATGGTCGATTTGCTGACTGTTTCCACTGATACTGTGTAATTAATTTATATTTTTTGCATAATTTTTCACGAAATCTTCACAAAATATTATGATTCTGAATATTGTTTTTTTGAAAATATGTGCTAAAATATGATTCGTAATAAAGAGATATGCATTTTTTGGAAGCATATGATTTTGAGGAGGATTTTGAAATGAAGAAGAGAGTATTTGCTTTATTAGCAGTAGCAGCAGTAGTAGGTATGGTAGCAGTTGGATGCGGAAGCAGCAACAAGGAGACAGAAGCTACAACAACAGAGGCAGCAGCAACAACAGAAGCTACAACAGAAGCAACGACAGACGCCGCTGCAGATGAGACAGAAGCTACTACAACAGAAGCAGCTGCAGATGACACAGAAGCTGAAACAACAGAAGCTCCGGCTGATGAGGAAACAGAAGCATAAGAGTATTCTGTCAGAGTTAAGCGAACAGGAAAATGGGAAGCGCCGCAGGGATAGCCTTGCGGTGTTTTTTATTTTGTGGTAATGTGAAAGAGAATCCAATACCCCGCTGCAGGCAACGGGGTATTGACCCTCGCGGTATTCGCCAAATGCTCGTGCCCTAAAGGACTAGCCCTTGCAGGGCGTCGCAAGCACGGCGCCTGGCTCATTACTCGCGGGAATAAAAGAAAAGGAGCGGCGGTTATGAGAGTAGGAATGGGATATGATGTCCACCGGCTGACGGAGGGCAGGAAGCTGATTTTGTGCGGGGTCGAGATACCATATGAAAAGGGACTGCTCGGTCATTCGGATGCCGATGTTGCGGTTCATGCGATTATGGATGCATTGCTCGGAGCGGCGGCGCTGGGGGATATCGGAAAGCATTTTCCGGATACAGATGCGCAGTATGCGGGTATTTCCAGCATTCTGCTGCTGAAGCGCGTGGGCGACCTGCTGGAAGAAAATAATTATATAATAGAAAACATAGACGCAACGATTATCGCGCAGCGCCCGAAGCTGCTGCCTTACATGCCGCAGATGGTGAAGAATGTGGCAGAGGCGCTCGGCATCGAGGAGAACCAGGTGAATATCAAGGCGACGACAGAGGAGGGGCTGGGCTTTACCGGAAACGGCGAGGGAATATCGGCGCAGGCAATCTGCCTGCTGATGCCGCTGGTGGATATTTCACAGATGGAATACGATTATATGAGCACAGGTGGCTGCGGTGGGGGTTGTCAGAGCTGCGGCGGCTGCGGACAGGGGATCTGATATGCATAGCAGGCAGAAGGGGGAAAGGGTGTCTGATATGCATAACGGGCAGAAGGCGGGCAAAGCGTCTGATATGTATAGCAGGCAGGAGGTGGGAAAAGTGTCTGGTATAGATAGTTCGCAGAAAGTAGATGGGGGATCTGGCGTGCGGAATACGCAAAAAGTGAAAAGTGAGAGCCGTGCTCTCTGGGAGATGGTTTTTCCGGAGGACACGCAGCAGTTTCTGGATTATTATGATACATTTGTGGCGGACCATAATAAAATTTATATGGATTTTGTGGACGGGCAGGCGGTCGCCATGCTGCACCGCAATCCCTACCGGATCTGCATGGGAAATTTGCAGGCGGATACTTCCTATATAGTTGCCGTTGCTACGAGAGAGGAATACCGTCATCAGGGACGCATGAAAAAGCTGCTGCTGGAAGCGTTTGCGGACAGCTTCCGGGAGGGAGAGCCGTTTGTCTATCTGATGCCGGTATCGGAAAAAATCTATCTGCCGTTTGGATTCCGCACGGTATATTATCAGAATATACTGACGCTGGGAAGCGTATTTGCCCCGGCGGTGCCAAAAGAGGAAGAAGTGGAAGTGCGCGCTGCATCGGTAGAAGAGCCGGGCGTGACGGCGCATGGACAGGCAGTCTCCGGTGCCGGAATCCGGTGCGGTCAGAAAGTCGGTGATGGTATCGGGAGTTATGGTGGACGGGCAGCCTCCGGCGCCGGAATCCGGTATGGTCAGAGAGTCAATGATGGTGCCGGAATCATCTGCAGGCGCGCACAGCATTCACAGCTTGCCGGGCTGGCGGATTTTTCGGAGCGCGTGCTGTCGGAAAGCGGTGTGGTGCACACGAAACGCGATACCGCATACTATGAGAGAATCTGGAAGGAGCAGGAAGCGGTAAACGGCGGCATTCTTCTGTTCTATACGGAGGAAGAGCCGGATGAGGCGTGCGGCAAAACCGGATGGAACGAAGGAACAGATGAGGCGTACGGCAAAACCGAATGGCGCGAAGGAGCAGATGAGGCGTGCGGCAAAACCGGCGGGGAGATATATGCGGAAACCGGCGGGAGTAATTCCGGGATAAAGCTGCGCCTGCGGGGCTGGTGTTTTACCGGTCTTGAGGATGCGGCGGAGGTCTGGGAGCTGGTACTGGATACGAAAAATCCGTTTCTGTATGCGCAGGCGCTCCGGGCGGTAACGGAGCACTTCCGGGAGGAGCTGCCGGTAAAGGTGAGCGGGCTGCTTCCCGGTACGGAAATTGCGGGAGTTTCCAGCAGGGAATACGCCTGGCGTCCAATGACGATGGTACGCATCACAAATCTGTATGCCCTTGCGGAAAAAATCCGCGCTCCAAAGCCTTTTGCGTGCTTCCTTCATATAAAAGACGAGTGGATACCGCAAAACAACGGCTGGTTTTCTCTGCAGGTATCCGGACGCGGTGGCAGGCTGGAGAAGATAGATAATCCCGGCTCCGACGGGGCGGCGCAAGAGCCCGGAGCTTATGTGAAGGTGGCGCAGGCACAGAACGGAGTGTGCTGGGAAGCAGCGCAAGAGCAGTTCGGAGCGTGCGGGAGAGTGGTGTCAGAGCTGCCCTGCCTGGAAATGACGATACAGGAGCTGACGGACGCACTCTTTGGCATTCGTCCGCATCCGGTGCTGGAGGCGGCGGGGATAGAGCCGCTGCATCCGCTGTATTTTAACGAACTTGTGTAAGCAGGCAGTCTGTGTCGTAACAGCTCAGACAGACCTTTGCGCTTGTTGCAAAGACCATAAGAAAAAGATACAAGAGTGCAAAAATCTCATCGCTTCGCGATGGGATTTTTGCGGATAACAGGGCAGTCTGGCTGAAATGTCTGTGTTGCCATGCATACGACAAAAACGTCCAGTGAACGTTTTTTAGTCCGGCATGGATTACTGTGAACGGAGCGGACAATAACCGGTATGGCGCAGGCGGCATTGCGCTTTAAGCTGGCGCTGGAATTGAAATTGTTTGTACTTCCATGTATAATTAAGATGAAAACGAAGAATATATAATGGTCTGCAGATTATAAAAAGAAAATCATACCGGAGAGGAGATTTTAAAAACTTTATGAAAAATATGAAAATAGATGCCAATGGAACAGAGATAAGAGTGATGGGTGATGTCGTAAATGAAGAAGCCTACATATCTATAACAGACATTGCTAAATATAAAAATCCAGATAATGCGTTTATCGTGGTTGCGAACTGGATGCGGAA
This is a stretch of genomic DNA from Marvinbryantia formatexigens DSM 14469. It encodes these proteins:
- a CDS encoding ABC transporter permease subunit, which encodes MKKKINSNSLLLLITVVLFIVMYAAGCIVYASKGFTHLQTFLNILINNAGLICVASGMTCVMLTGGIDISVGSLVAMDCMILAVGIEQWGWSSPALMLLVLAIGLVFGLVQGFCIAYLDIQPFIVTMAGMFFARGMTAVICRNQVSIVSDKIFTTLSSLKIELPFGGYENKKGIMQMPYLRVTVIVALIVVVLVYLMLKYTKFGRSIYAIGGNQQSATLMGLNVKKTKLKAYVLSSFLTSIGGICYCLNTMAGTTQQAQGLEMSAISSAVIGGTLLTGGVGNVFGSLVGVLINGTISSLVKTNGKLISSWSNIITAILLCFFIILQSIFAKIKDSKK
- a CDS encoding GNAT family N-acetyltransferase, whose translation is MHNGQKAGKASDMYSRQEVGKVSGIDSSQKVDGGSGVRNTQKVKSESRALWEMVFPEDTQQFLDYYDTFVADHNKIYMDFVDGQAVAMLHRNPYRICMGNLQADTSYIVAVATREEYRHQGRMKKLLLEAFADSFREGEPFVYLMPVSEKIYLPFGFRTVYYQNILTLGSVFAPAVPKEEEVEVRAASVEEPGVTAHGQAVSGAGIRCGQKVGDGIGSYGGRAASGAGIRYGQRVNDGAGIICRRAQHSQLAGLADFSERVLSESGVVHTKRDTAYYERIWKEQEAVNGGILLFYTEEEPDEACGKTGWNEGTDEAYGKTEWREGADEACGKTGGEIYAETGGSNSGIKLRLRGWCFTGLEDAAEVWELVLDTKNPFLYAQALRAVTEHFREELPVKVSGLLPGTEIAGVSSREYAWRPMTMVRITNLYALAEKIRAPKPFACFLHIKDEWIPQNNGWFSLQVSGRGGRLEKIDNPGSDGAAQEPGAYVKVAQAQNGVCWEAAQEQFGACGRVVSELPCLEMTIQELTDALFGIRPHPVLEAAGIEPLHPLYFNELV
- a CDS encoding ABC transporter substrate-binding protein, which produces MRMRRVIAAGAALLLCGGCAATDEQEREVYTGMQEMSEVDENLIVVGFSQVGSESDWRNAHTQSVKEALTEENGFYLIFEDAQQKQENQIKAVRSFILQEVDYIVLAPIVETGWEAVLQEAKDAGIPVILDDRLADVDEELYTCWVGTNAEKEGEDAGLWLADYLEKEGRDEEEINIVTVQGTAGATAQIGRTDGFQKILKQHDNWKMLDRMDGDFTQAKGQEVMETLLAKYDDIDVVVCENDNMAFGAVDAIRAAGRTCGPDGDIIIISFDAVSAAFDAMIAGEINAVFECNPLHGPKLQEIITSLEAGKTVDKIQYMEEAYFDTTMDLESIRKERAY
- the ispF gene encoding 2-C-methyl-D-erythritol 2,4-cyclodiphosphate synthase, with translation MRVGMGYDVHRLTEGRKLILCGVEIPYEKGLLGHSDADVAVHAIMDALLGAAALGDIGKHFPDTDAQYAGISSILLLKRVGDLLEENNYIIENIDATIIAQRPKLLPYMPQMVKNVAEALGIEENQVNIKATTEEGLGFTGNGEGISAQAICLLMPLVDISQMEYDYMSTGGCGGGCQSCGGCGQGI
- a CDS encoding diaminopimelate dehydrogenase, producing MNKIRIGIVGYGNIGRGVEAAIKQNEDCELAGVFTRRDPASVKISTEGAKVYAYDELASKKDDIDVCIICGGSATDLPKQTPEIAKLFNVIDSFDTHARIPEHFANVDAAAKESGHVGIISVGWDPGLFSLNRLYGNAILPQGKDYTFWGRGVSQGHSDAIRRVEGVLDARQYTVPVESAVEAVRNGENPDLTTRQKHTRECFVVAEEGADLARIESEIKNMPNYFADYDTTVTFITQEELDKNHKGIPHGGFVIRSGETGDGTNKHIIEYRLKLDSNPEFTSSVLVAYARAAKRLADEGACGCKTVFDIAPAYLSPKSGEELRAHLL